A part of Carcharodon carcharias isolate sCarCar2 chromosome 6, sCarCar2.pri, whole genome shotgun sequence genomic DNA contains:
- the bhlhe22 gene encoding class E basic helix-loop-helix protein 22 — protein sequence MERSLHLNAPQEDLFHQTLSASAKRLESTFRPAATIELSLPEPQSPMVCFEQADPEPVPQQPGGEGGGGLRAGSGKYSDQHVTSCRESSGGDQSLDDDSDERCELMLVRQGGSERPGSLAAMAKVDGGAATKKNKEQRALRLSINARERRRMHDLNDALDELRSVIPYAHSPSVRKLSKIATLLLAKNYILMQAQALEEMRRLVAYLNQGQSLPAALPSSAAALTPSLGAYEQAAAGGYPFTASGLAVAAAAASCPDKCAATTTLYNNVTSSLCKQCSDKP from the coding sequence ATGGAAAGGAGCCTCCACCTCAATGCACCACAAGAGGATCttttccaccaaactctcagcgcCTCGGCCAAAAGGCTGGAGAGCACATTCCGCCCGGCCGCCACTATTGAACTCTCCCTGCCTGAGCCCCAGTCCCCTATGGTGTGTTTCGAGCAAGCGGACCCTGAACCGGTCCCTCAGCAGCCGGGGGGAGAGGGCGGAGGGGGGCTGCGGGCTGGCAGCGGCAAGTACAGCGATCAGCATGTCACCTCCTGCCGGGAGAGCAGCGGCGGAGACCAGAGCCTGGACGATGACAGCGACGAGCGCTGCGAGTTGATGCTGGTGAGGCAGGGCGGCTCGGAGCGGCCGGGATCGCTGGCGGCGATGGCCAAAGTGGACGGAGGAGCGGCCACCAAGAAGAACAAGGAGCAGCGAGCCCTGCGGCTCAGCATCAACGCCCGGGAGAGGAGACGGATGCACGACTTAAACGATGCGCTGGACGAGCTGAGGTCGGTGATCCCTTACGCGCACAGCCCGTCCGTCAGGAAGCTCTCCAAAATCGCCACCCTGCTGCTGGCCAAGAACTACATCCTCATGCAGGCTCAGGCGCTGGAGGAGATGAGGAGGCTGGTAGCGTACCTCAACCAGGGCCAGAGCTTGCCGGCCGCGCTGCCGTCCTCCGCCGCTGCCCTCACCCCGAGCTTGGGAGCCTACGAGCAAGCGGCGGCCGGCGGCTACCCGTTCACAGCCAGCGGCTTGGCGGTGGCAGCGGCGGCGGCCAGCTGTCCGGACAAGTGCGCCGCCACCACCACTCTTTACAACAATGTCACATCCAGTCTTTGCAAACAGTGCAGCGACAAGCCTTAA